A genomic stretch from Phoenix dactylifera cultivar Barhee BC4 unplaced genomic scaffold, palm_55x_up_171113_PBpolish2nd_filt_p 000237F, whole genome shotgun sequence includes:
- the LOC120105223 gene encoding extensin-like has product MPEARDWVLQAAGAATTELAGGFLIRRGASPMPAAESGRVLSRRVADGKENIPPWAVTRRRKSPLPKWYPRTPLRDITFILNALERRRSHLRAAQAQPRDHDPEATPQPTLPTNPLPQEPSISELTPQEPNVSEQTPVNQFLPSDTSEPSSTSTVTSFTPPSPIEHPLQTSSSFSSLTPPVQHPPLTVSITTNLASNDSKPTEYEKNTSSPIEHPLQRSSSYSTLFPAGHPPLTECVSTDLAPDSSKPTEYEKKRSRPIEHPPQPSPSPVSLSSAEHPLQTVFVSSDHADHDSKQTEYGKKLLSSIDEIERVVMKNLKRTPKLPARKVTYKSTLMSLR; this is encoded by the exons ATGCCGGAGGCGAGGGACTGGGTGCTGCAGGCAGCAGGTGCGGCGACGACGGAGCTCGCTGGCGGCTTCCTTATCCGGAGGGGGGCGTCGCCGATGCCGGCTGCGGAATCGGGTAGGGTCCTGAGCCGCAGGGTCGCGGACGGCAAGGAGAACATCCCTCCGTGGGCCGTGACGCGGAGGAGGAAGAGCCCGCTGCCGAAGTGGTATCCTCGGACTCCTCTTCGGGACATCACCTTCATCCTCAAC GCCCTGGAGAGGAGAAGAAGCCATTTGCGAGCAGCACAGGCTCAACCGAGGGACCATGACCCTGAAGCAACTCCACAACCCACACTTCCCACAAATCCCTTGCCGCAGGAACCAAGCATTTCTGAACTGACTCCACAGGAACCGAATGTTTCTGAACAGACTCCAGTCAACCAATTCCTCCCATCTGATACTTCTGAACCCTCCTCAACTTCCACGGTCACGAGTTTTACCCCACCTTCTCCAATTGAGCATCCACTGCAGACATCTTCCTCCTTCAGTTCCCTTACTCCACCAGTTCAGCACCCTCCTCTGACCGTATCTATCACTACCAATCTTGCATCCAATGATTCGAAACCTACTGAGTATGAGAAGAACACATCGAGCCCAATTGAGCATCCACTGCAGAGATCTTCCTCTTACAGTACCCTTTTTCCAGCCGGGCACCCACCACTGACCGAATGTGTTTCTACCGATCTGGCACCCGATAGTTCGAAGCCGACTGAGTATGAGAAGAAGCGGTCAAGGCCAATCGAGCATCCACCGCAGCCATCTCCCTCTCCCGTTTCCCTTTCCTCAGCTGAGCATCCACTGCAGACTGTATTTGTTTCTAGCGATCATGCAGACCATGATTCAAAGCAAACTGAATATGGGAAGAAGCTGTTGAGCTCCATTGATGAGATTGAAAGGGTTGTGATGAAAAATCTGAAGAGGACCCCGAAGTTGCCAGCCAGGAAGGTGACATATAAGAGCACTCTTATGTCATTGCGATGA
- the LOC120105222 gene encoding glucosamine 6-phosphate N-acetyltransferase 1-like, with product MESRTPPAAADAGCGRGDDDLLPIRRLEISDNSKGFVELLAQLSHCPPLSDADFRARFADIAALGDDHVICVVEDLRAGRIVAIGSVFIERKFLRGCGMVGHIEDVVVDAAIRGRRLGQRVVRYLVEHARAAGCYKVILDCDPDRRAFYEKCGFSEKSVQMALYF from the coding sequence ATGGAGAGCAGAACGCCACCGGCGGCGGCCGATGCCGGGTGCGGCAGAGGAGACGATGATCTCCTCCCCATCCGGCGGCTGGAGATCTCGGACAACTCCAAGGGCTTCGTCGAACTCCTCGCCCAGCTCAGCCACTGTCCCCCTCTCTCCGACGCCGACTTCCGCGCCCGCTTCGCTGACATCGCCGCCCTCGGGGACGACCACGTCATCTGCGTCGTGGAGGATCTCCGCGCCGGCCGGATCGTGGCCATCGGCAGCGTCTTCATCGAGAGGAAGTTCCTCCGGGGCTGCGGTATGGTCGGCCACATCGAGGACGTCGTCGTCGACGCCGCCATACGCGGCCGCCGCCTCGGCCAGCGGGTGGTCCGGTACCTCGTGGAGCACGCCAGGGCCGCCGGTTGCTACAAGGTCATCCTCGATTGCGATCCGGATCGGAGGGCGTTCTATGAGAAGTGCGGCTTCTCGGAGAAGAGCGTCCAGATGGCGCTCTACTTTTGA
- the LOC120105224 gene encoding uncharacterized protein LOC120105224, producing the protein MDRSQPSDGAGLVVAIECVAGSSKAEEWGGQVPQTGDVVEEIAIGGSPAVRAPFKGGRGGVQKLLHAAFKRGKTSIAVRVRRGQEEAVELQACIVPHEAAGRRQYVLRSIHDPNYAVGFADRSESECIALQGSRNSRVVCALNAAQLQDGYVSYPWERKMRESLPMSNMSCFLSMLVLPKALDPVASRYDSIEETLARANAWFNSSRASGVPIVFMSVQTEALLTKISGETASSTVNTGSLSDLSHLANASLYGFEDYHGVDIGVVKAVRLWYTPAAGEMAVEIKLREGDTKLGFAISRTEEGFIYISSVIDDENDNGVASTRSGLRHLYREATKASKLLVISRVANEKVLPWMVSSLGAIRCFDTVSLSQKFSLHRHALRPILIHVLMWERPSSSAVARYKFITRSSVPPLPLQPPPPAAQLPAENLAFGDASEMRLERDTAGNVSFRFHDFFLPNNWV; encoded by the exons ATGGACCGATCTCAGCCGTCGGATGGGGCGGGGTTGGTGGTGGCGATCGAGTGCgtggcggggagctcgaaggcGGAGGAGTGGGGCGGGCAAGTGCCGCAGACCGGGGACGTGGTGGAGGAGATCGCGATCGGGGGGTCGCCGGCGGTGCGCGCGCCGTTCAAGGGCGGGAGAGGCGGGGTCCAGAAGCTCCTCCACGCCGCGTTCAAGCGCGGGAAGACCTCGATCGCCGTCCGGGTCCGCCGGGGCCAAGAGGAGGCTGTGGAGCTGCAGGCCTGCATCGTCCCCCACGAAGCCGCCGGGCGGCGCCAGTACGTGCTCCGATCCATTCACGACCCCAACTACGCCGTCGGGTTCGCGGACCGCTCCGAGAGCGAGTGCATCGCGTTGCAAG GTTCAAGGAACTCAAGGGTAGTCTGTGCATTAAACGCCGCTCAGCTCCAGGATGGATATGTATCATATCCTTGGGAGAGGAAGATGAGGGAATCACTTCCCATGTCAAACATGAGCTGCTTCCTCTCTATgcttgtccttcccaaggcacTGGATCCAGTTGCCTCTCGATACGACTCCATTGAGGAAACCTTGGCCCGAGCAAATGCTTGGTTCAACTCCTCTCGGGCCTCAGGGGTCCCAATTGTGTTCATGAGTGTCCAGACAGAGGCTCTACTTACCAAG ATATCTGGAGAGACAGCATCATCAACTGTGAATACAGGATCGCTGTCCGACCTTTCACATCTTGCGAATGCTAGCCTTTATGGGTTCGAGGACTACCATGGGGTGGATATTGGAGTGGTGAAGGCAGTTCGGCTTTGGTACACCCCGGCTGCCGGAGAAATGGCAGTAGAGATCAAACTTCGAGAAGGCGACACCAAGCTGGGTTTCGCAATTAGTCGCACTGAAGAA GGTTTTATCTACATATCTTCTGTAATTGACGACGAAAACGACAATGGTGTGGCTTCGACACGATCAGGGCTCAGGCATCTGTACAGAGAGGCAACAAAAGCATCAAAGCTACTGGTGATCTCGAGGGTAGCCAATGAGAAAGTTCTCCCTTGGATGGTGTCTTCCTTGGGAGCCATTCGGTGTTTCGACACCGTCTCGCTCAGCCAGAAATTCTCACTTCATCGCCATGCATTGCGGCCCATTCTAATCCATGTGCTTATGTGGGAGCGACCTTCGAGCAGCGCTGTTGCTCGGTATAAGTTTATAACGCGATCTTCTGTGCCGCCGCTGCCACTGCAGCCGCCGCCGCCAGCAGCTCAACTTCCAGCAGAGAACCTAGCTTTTGGTGATGCATCAGAGATGAGGCTAGAGAGAGACACTGCAGGGAACGTGTCATTCAGATTTCATGATTTCTTCCTACCAAATAACTGGGTGTGA